Proteins encoded by one window of Calidithermus timidus DSM 17022:
- a CDS encoding S41 family peptidase yields MKRLLVLVALLATAFGLGQNHNPAGQAQPPAQDPPCGSIDNSGVSAESTTGFPQALQKAEDRANVLDLLLAKIWFYYLDQDFEGKDWEKVSAQYKAQALQAKSERAYYDALRGLVGELDGVFLSATQLEAQSRLSQSRSGQGGIGTLISSSESREGLTVRWVLPGSPAARAGIKARDRILAVNGRNCPSTDRIRGPEGSTITLSIKSPGQPPRDVVVQRAQVNYPPTIIEAKRLEADPAVGYLWVSELGGEQIPAAVEKALGELSAGAPLKGLILDLRGTGGSGMRTMRYLLGHFISGVKYGFEGPEFYERRNIPARKPDLSQIPLVVLVDRGTTDSANMSAAVLQMRPNTTLIGEKTGGGNRYYQGHELPDGSVFFIAQGRFVLPGEKPMEQEQLTPSVLVLQDWLEFTEADDPYIKAALERLK; encoded by the coding sequence ATGAAGCGATTGCTGGTGCTCGTAGCACTCTTGGCAACAGCCTTCGGGTTGGGGCAGAACCATAACCCGGCAGGTCAGGCCCAGCCCCCTGCCCAGGACCCCCCCTGCGGCAGCATCGACAACTCCGGGGTGAGCGCCGAGAGCACCACCGGCTTCCCCCAGGCGCTGCAAAAAGCCGAGGACCGGGCTAATGTGTTGGATTTGCTGCTGGCAAAGATCTGGTTCTACTACCTCGACCAGGACTTCGAGGGCAAGGACTGGGAGAAGGTCAGCGCCCAATACAAGGCCCAAGCCCTTCAGGCCAAGAGCGAACGGGCTTACTACGACGCCCTGCGCGGCCTGGTGGGCGAACTCGACGGGGTGTTCCTCAGCGCGACGCAGCTCGAGGCCCAGTCCAGGCTCTCGCAGTCGCGCTCTGGGCAGGGGGGCATCGGCACCCTGATCTCCTCCTCCGAATCCCGCGAAGGCCTCACGGTGCGCTGGGTTCTGCCCGGCAGCCCCGCCGCCCGCGCCGGGATCAAGGCCCGCGACCGCATCCTGGCCGTCAATGGCCGCAACTGCCCTTCCACCGACCGCATCCGCGGCCCCGAGGGGAGCACCATCACCCTCAGCATCAAGTCGCCCGGCCAACCCCCGCGCGATGTGGTGGTGCAGCGGGCCCAGGTCAACTACCCCCCCACCATCATCGAGGCCAAGCGCCTCGAGGCCGACCCCGCGGTGGGCTACTTGTGGGTCAGCGAGTTGGGCGGGGAGCAGATACCGGCGGCGGTGGAGAAGGCCCTCGGCGAGCTTAGCGCGGGCGCGCCCCTCAAGGGCCTGATCCTCGACCTGCGGGGCACGGGGGGCTCGGGAATGCGCACCATGCGCTACCTGCTGGGCCACTTCATCAGCGGGGTCAAGTACGGCTTCGAGGGGCCGGAGTTTTACGAGCGGCGCAATATTCCCGCCCGTAAACCCGATCTGAGCCAGATTCCGCTGGTAGTACTCGTAGACCGCGGCACCACCGACTCGGCCAACATGAGCGCCGCCGTCTTGCAAATGCGCCCCAACACCACGCTCATCGGCGAGAAGACCGGGGGCGGCAACCGCTACTACCAGGGCCACGAACTGCCCGATGGCTCGGTGTTCTTCATCGCCCAGGGCCGCTTTGTGCTCCCCGGCGAGAAGCCCATGGAGCAGGAGCAGCTGACCCCGAGCGTGCTGGTGCTGCAGGACTGGCTCGAGTTCACCGAAGCCGATGACCCCTACATCAAAGCCGCGCTCGAGCGCTTGAAGTAG
- a CDS encoding anion transporter yields the protein METALLWLAYLSLSLTYLGLGLGYLPGYRMNRAAIALSGAALLMVLGVLDLESAWGALDPNTLAFLFGVMVLNAHLGYAGFFQLVLGRLVHLARTPLGLLVWLTCATGVLSALFLNDTIAILLTPLVLEMTRRLRLPAVPYLLALAGATNLGSVATLTGNPQNILVGSFSRISYLDFAGALAPVALVGLSLQVGLLCVLYPELRSTKPLPPLPEMRFRLNRGLLFKGVWVTLALLTAFVLGYPLAQAALVAAGILLWSRRLRSERFFLRVDWELLVMFSGLFMVTEAVKLLGMLAPLQPLAASSWGLLWVTAGLSNLISNVPAVLLLHPLIPLGDTQGWLLLAAASTLAGNLTLLGSVANLIVAEAARREGERLSFLEHLRFGLPLTLLTLGMAYFWIYR from the coding sequence ATGGAGACCGCGCTGCTCTGGCTGGCTTACTTGTCGCTTTCCCTGACCTACTTGGGTCTGGGGCTGGGCTACCTGCCCGGCTACCGCATGAACCGGGCGGCCATCGCCCTCAGCGGAGCGGCCTTGCTGATGGTGCTGGGGGTGCTCGACCTCGAGTCGGCCTGGGGGGCCCTCGATCCCAACACCCTGGCCTTTTTGTTCGGGGTGATGGTGCTCAACGCCCATCTGGGCTACGCGGGCTTCTTCCAGCTGGTGCTGGGTCGCCTGGTACACCTGGCCCGCACCCCCCTGGGCTTGCTGGTGTGGCTGACCTGCGCCACCGGGGTGCTCTCGGCGCTTTTCCTCAACGACACCATCGCCATTTTGCTCACGCCGCTGGTGCTGGAGATGACCCGGCGACTGCGGCTGCCCGCCGTGCCTTACCTGCTGGCCCTGGCCGGAGCCACCAACTTGGGCTCGGTCGCCACCCTCACCGGCAACCCCCAGAACATCCTGGTGGGTTCGTTCTCCAGGATTTCCTACCTCGACTTTGCGGGCGCGCTGGCCCCGGTGGCCCTGGTGGGGCTGTCGCTCCAGGTGGGCCTGCTCTGCGTGCTCTACCCCGAGTTGCGCTCGACGAAGCCCCTGCCCCCCCTGCCCGAGATGCGCTTTCGGTTGAATCGGGGGTTGTTGTTTAAGGGTGTGTGGGTGACGCTGGCGCTGCTGACGGCCTTCGTGCTCGGCTATCCGTTGGCGCAAGCCGCGCTCGTGGCTGCTGGGATCCTGCTGTGGAGCCGCCGATTGCGTTCGGAGCGCTTTTTCCTGCGGGTGGACTGGGAGTTGCTGGTGATGTTCTCGGGGCTGTTCATGGTCACCGAGGCAGTAAAGTTGCTGGGGATGCTGGCTCCCTTGCAACCCCTGGCCGCTTCGTCCTGGGGCCTGCTGTGGGTGACGGCGGGGCTCTCCAACCTGATCTCCAACGTGCCCGCTGTGCTGCTGCTGCACCCCCTGATCCCGCTGGGCGACACCCAGGGCTGGCTGCTGCTGGCCGCCGCCTCGACCCTGGCTGGAAACCTGACCTTGCTGGGCTCGGTAGCCAACCTGATCGTAGCCGAGGCCGCCCGCCGGGAGGGAGAGCGCCTGAGCTTCCTCGAGCACCTGCGCTTTGGCCTACCCCTCACGCTGCTGACGCTGGGGATGGCCTACTTCTGGATTTACCGCTGA